A genome region from Pseudomonas pergaminensis includes the following:
- the truD gene encoding tRNA pseudouridine(13) synthase TruD, with amino-acid sequence MNDLQLLGPRAYGEALGCAVLKATAEDFQVDEVLDIPLTGEGEHLWLWVEKRGLNTEEAARRIAKAAGVPLRTVSYAGLKDRQALTRQWFSVQLPGKSDPDMSAAQNDTLKILKTARHKRKLQRGAHSANGFTLRLTQLAGDTAALDARLQLIAQHGIPNYFGAQRFGHNGGNVVDAREWAARKALPEQRNVRSRLLSTARSFLFNKVLAARVADGSWQRAQVGDLLAFTDSRSFFPAGEAECSDPRLAILDLHPTGPQWGEGDSPASGATFELEQAVAADEADLRDWLVNAGMSQERRILRLPIGGLTWHYPSLDILQLEFVLPAGCFATALVRELVDLVPVGQTDNPCVF; translated from the coding sequence ATGAATGATCTGCAACTGTTGGGGCCACGGGCCTATGGCGAGGCCCTGGGCTGCGCGGTCCTGAAGGCGACCGCCGAAGACTTCCAGGTTGACGAAGTGCTGGATATCCCGTTGACCGGCGAGGGCGAGCACCTCTGGTTGTGGGTGGAGAAGCGTGGTCTCAACACCGAGGAAGCCGCGCGGCGTATCGCCAAGGCGGCAGGCGTGCCGTTGCGCACCGTCAGCTATGCCGGGCTCAAGGATCGCCAGGCGTTGACCCGCCAATGGTTCAGCGTGCAGCTGCCAGGCAAGTCCGACCCGGACATGAGCGCTGCGCAAAACGACACCCTCAAGATCCTCAAGACCGCTCGCCATAAACGCAAGTTGCAGCGCGGCGCGCACTCGGCCAATGGTTTCACCTTGCGCCTGACGCAGTTGGCCGGTGATACCGCCGCCCTCGACGCACGGTTGCAGCTGATTGCCCAGCATGGCATTCCCAACTATTTCGGTGCCCAGCGCTTTGGTCATAACGGCGGTAACGTCGTCGATGCCCGTGAGTGGGCCGCGCGCAAAGCCTTGCCGGAGCAGCGCAATGTGCGTTCACGCCTGCTGTCCACGGCGCGCAGTTTCCTGTTCAACAAGGTGCTGGCGGCACGTGTGGCCGACGGCTCCTGGCAGCGAGCCCAAGTCGGTGACCTGTTGGCGTTTACCGACAGCCGCAGTTTTTTCCCGGCAGGCGAAGCCGAATGCAGTGACCCGCGCCTGGCGATCCTGGACCTGCACCCGACCGGCCCCCAGTGGGGCGAAGGTGATTCACCTGCCAGTGGTGCAACCTTTGAGCTGGAACAGGCGGTTGCCGCCGATGAAGCCGACCTGCGCGATTGGCTGGTGAATGCGGGCATGAGCCAGGAACGTCGCATTCTGCGACTGCCCATTGGCGGTTTGACGTGGCATTATCCCTCGCTGGACATTCTGCAATTGGAATTCGTCCTGCCGGCCGGATGCTTCGCCACTGCCTTGGTGCGCGAGCTTGTTGATCTGGTGCCGGTGGGGCAGACGGACAACCCATGCGTATTCTGA
- the surE gene encoding 5'/3'-nucleotidase SurE translates to MRILISNDDGATAPGLAALYAALEDYAECVVVAPDQDKSGASSSLTLDRPLHPQVLANGFISVNGTPTDCVHLAINSLLEQEPDLVVSGINLGANLGDDVLYSGTVAAALEGRFLGRTAFAFSFASRQLDNLPTAAYFARKLVEAHGSLNLPPRTVLNVNIPNLPLDHIRGIQLTRLGHRARAAAPMKVVDPRGKEGYWIAAAGDAEDGGEGTDFHAVMQGYVSITPLQFDRTFSDAFSGLDGWLEGLR, encoded by the coding sequence ATGCGTATTCTGATATCAAACGATGACGGTGCCACCGCACCCGGCCTTGCCGCGCTCTATGCTGCGCTGGAAGATTATGCCGAGTGCGTGGTGGTTGCCCCCGACCAGGACAAGAGCGGCGCCAGCAGTTCGCTGACGCTCGACCGTCCGCTGCACCCGCAAGTCCTGGCCAATGGCTTTATCAGTGTGAACGGCACCCCCACCGACTGCGTCCACCTGGCGATCAACAGCCTGCTGGAGCAGGAGCCGGATCTGGTGGTGTCGGGCATCAACCTGGGTGCAAACCTGGGAGATGACGTGCTGTATTCCGGTACCGTGGCGGCAGCGCTTGAAGGGCGTTTCCTGGGGCGTACCGCGTTCGCTTTTTCGTTTGCCTCGCGCCAACTGGACAACCTGCCCACCGCTGCGTATTTCGCACGCAAGCTGGTGGAGGCCCATGGCTCCCTGAACCTGCCGCCGCGCACAGTGCTCAACGTCAATATTCCCAACCTGCCCCTTGATCACATTCGCGGCATCCAGCTGACGCGCCTGGGCCATCGTGCCCGTGCGGCGGCGCCGATGAAGGTGGTCGACCCGCGTGGCAAGGAAGGCTATTGGATCGCCGCAGCAGGTGATGCCGAAGACGGCGGAGAGGGCACGGACTTTCATGCGGTGATGCAAGGTTATGTGTCGATTACCCCATTGCAGTTTGACCGTACCTTCAGTGATGCCTTCAGTGGTCTCGATGGCTGGCTGGAGGGGCTGCGCTGA
- a CDS encoding protein-L-isoaspartate(D-aspartate) O-methyltransferase, translating to MTSQRTRERLIQRLYEEGLSNAQVLEVIRRTPRHLFVDEALAHRAYEDTALPIGHNQTISQPYMVARMSELLLAAGPLDKVLEIGTGSGYQTAVLAQLVERVFSVERIKVLQDRAKERLVELNLRNVVFRWGDGWEGWPALAPYNGIIVTAVATDVPQALLDQLAPGGRLVIPVGSGEVQQLMLIIREDEGFSRHVLGAVRFVPLLNGPLA from the coding sequence ATGACGTCCCAGCGTACCCGCGAACGCCTGATCCAGCGCTTGTACGAAGAGGGCTTGTCCAACGCCCAGGTGCTGGAAGTGATCCGGCGCACGCCGCGGCACCTGTTTGTCGATGAAGCCCTGGCCCACCGTGCCTACGAAGACACGGCACTGCCCATCGGCCACAACCAGACCATCTCCCAGCCGTACATGGTGGCGCGCATGAGCGAGCTGCTGCTGGCGGCGGGGCCTTTGGACAAGGTGCTGGAAATCGGCACCGGCTCCGGCTACCAGACCGCCGTGCTGGCGCAACTGGTGGAGCGGGTATTCTCGGTGGAGCGCATCAAGGTGTTGCAAGACCGCGCCAAGGAGCGCCTGGTGGAGCTGAACCTGCGCAACGTGGTCTTCCGTTGGGGCGATGGCTGGGAAGGCTGGCCGGCGCTGGCGCCTTACAACGGCATCATCGTGACCGCCGTGGCCACCGACGTTCCGCAAGCACTGCTCGATCAGCTCGCTCCCGGCGGGCGCCTGGTAATCCCGGTGGGCTCCGGTGAAGTGCAACAGTTGATGCTCATTATCCGTGAAGACGAAGGCTTTTCCCGGCATGTACTGGGGGCCGTTCGTTTTGTGCCGTTGCTCAATGGCCCGCTGGCCTGA
- a CDS encoding peptidoglycan DD-metalloendopeptidase family protein — MSLTGLAQRMSKTSFHRLVLGLVFSSVLAGCSSSPSSGARVVDRNNAAPQKPTVTTGQYVVRKGDTMFSIAFRYGWDYKALAARNNIPVPYTIHPGQTIRFDGRTGSAPTAVVTNTGSSPSSSSKTTIITRPAGTAAPAPAAKPAPAPLPPAGPAPTGWGWPSNGVLIGKFSSNGSLNKGIDIAGDLGQPVLAASDGTVVYAGSGLRGYGELVIIKHSDTYVSAYGHNRRLLVREGQQVKVGQTIAEMGSTGTDRVKLHFEIRRQGKPVDPLQFLPRR; from the coding sequence GTGAGTCTCACAGGTCTTGCGCAGCGTATGAGTAAAACAAGCTTTCATCGACTGGTGCTTGGCCTCGTCTTCAGTTCCGTACTGGCAGGGTGTTCCAGCTCGCCAAGCAGCGGCGCGCGGGTGGTTGACCGTAATAATGCGGCGCCGCAAAAACCGACGGTGACGACCGGGCAATATGTAGTGCGCAAGGGCGATACGATGTTCTCGATTGCCTTCCGCTATGGCTGGGACTACAAGGCGCTCGCAGCTCGTAACAATATTCCTGTGCCCTACACGATACATCCCGGCCAGACGATTCGCTTCGACGGTCGTACCGGTTCAGCGCCTACGGCAGTTGTGACAAACACTGGATCTTCGCCATCTTCTTCGAGCAAAACCACGATCATCACCCGGCCTGCGGGCACCGCTGCGCCTGCGCCTGCGGCCAAGCCGGCACCCGCGCCGTTGCCACCTGCCGGACCGGCGCCGACCGGTTGGGGATGGCCCTCAAACGGGGTGCTGATTGGAAAATTCTCTTCAAACGGTAGTTTGAATAAAGGCATTGATATCGCCGGGGATTTGGGACAGCCTGTTTTAGCTGCGTCTGATGGGACAGTGGTGTACGCCGGGAGTGGTTTACGGGGCTACGGCGAGCTGGTCATCATCAAACACAGCGATACCTACGTCAGTGCTTACGGCCATAACCGTAGGCTGTTGGTTCGGGAGGGGCAGCAGGTCAAAGTCGGACAGACAATTGCCGAAATGGGGTCAACTGGTACAGACCGGGTGAAACTGCACTTTGAGATTCGCCGTCAAGGGAAGCCTGTAGATCCACTGCAATTCCTACCCCGTCGTTGA
- the rpoS gene encoding RNA polymerase sigma factor RpoS, producing MALSKEVPEFDIDDEVLLMETGIATESMSNEGPAVPSVRTKSKNSTALKQHKYIDYTRALDATQLYLNEIGFSPLLTPEEEVHFARLSQKGDPAGRKRMIESNLRLVVKIARRYVNRGLSLLDLIEEGNLGLIRAVEKFDPERGFRFSTYATWWIRQTIERAIMNQTRTIRLPIHVVKELNVYLRAARELTQKLDHEPSPEEIANLLEKPVGEVKRMLGLNERVSSVDVSLGPDSDKTLLDTLTDDRPTDPCELLQDDDLSQSIDQWLSELTDKQREVVIRRFGLRGHESSTLEDVGLEIGLTRERVRQIQVEGLKRLREILEKNGLSSESLFQ from the coding sequence ATGGCTCTCAGTAAAGAAGTGCCGGAGTTTGACATCGACGATGAGGTTCTCCTTATGGAGACCGGTATCGCTACGGAATCGATGTCGAATGAGGGACCTGCTGTACCTTCAGTTCGCACCAAATCCAAGAACTCCACCGCGTTAAAGCAACATAAGTACATTGACTACACACGGGCGCTCGATGCGACTCAGCTGTACCTCAATGAAATCGGTTTTTCCCCTCTGCTGACCCCCGAAGAAGAAGTCCATTTTGCGCGCTTGTCGCAAAAGGGCGACCCGGCTGGGCGCAAGCGCATGATTGAAAGCAACCTGCGACTGGTGGTGAAAATCGCCCGGCGCTACGTCAATCGCGGGCTGTCCCTGTTGGACTTGATCGAGGAAGGCAACCTGGGCTTGATCCGGGCGGTGGAGAAGTTCGACCCTGAGCGGGGCTTCCGCTTTTCAACCTATGCCACCTGGTGGATTCGCCAGACCATCGAACGGGCGATCATGAATCAGACCCGCACGATCCGGTTGCCGATCCATGTGGTCAAGGAGCTCAACGTCTACCTGCGGGCGGCGCGTGAGCTTACCCAAAAACTCGATCATGAACCTTCGCCCGAAGAGATCGCCAACCTGCTGGAGAAACCGGTAGGGGAGGTCAAACGCATGCTCGGCTTGAATGAGCGCGTGTCTTCGGTCGATGTCTCGCTGGGTCCGGATTCGGATAAAACCCTGCTGGATACCCTGACGGATGATCGCCCTACAGATCCTTGCGAGCTGTTGCAGGACGATGATCTTTCCCAGAGCATTGACCAGTGGCTGTCGGAACTCACGGACAAGCAGCGTGAGGTGGTGATTCGCCGCTTCGGCCTGCGCGGCCATGAGAGCAGCACCTTGGAGGACGTAGGCCTGGAGATCGGCCTGACCCGTGAGCGGGTGCGGCAGATCCAGGTGGAAGGGCTCAAGCGCTTGCGTGAGATCCTGGAGAAGAATGGCTTGTCGAGTGAGTCGTTGTTTCAGTAA